A window of Synechococcus sp. MEDNS5 contains these coding sequences:
- a CDS encoding TolC family protein, whose protein sequence is MDASNFFTLFLIICLSRTSILVYNSRLCLLLILYKVIFAFLVVFSLYSGKSYSREREPSGLASASTDQLPLVQLDTSKLSALPKLLSLVDDLNLRIRRYEQLSKPITLKSSLELTLVSNPTLASYRNLILSEFYNFKASQSSWFPSIIASPTAPAFGQVFSSTKTGNSADNISPFSSSTSTITESYQFTPGIVINWSFLDFSRQPFIDSRFQAFKQNQFLYASAVRDQLLSVQTNYYQIQASAALIAYYKPLAENLLDEYILQLAQFDEGLIDVGSLSQQRSQLFQTINQMIGFYDTLFSSSYTLADSIGLSPDSIFRPTDKLLVSGKWPLSLEDTLVQAETSREDIFAAIAAVKEFDDLAKFYIRQYLPTFSLYATASIANTWGSSTESYFRNGQSIGSRRVPSTYDNTASAAVGINFSWSIFDGANNYFTSKSNKETANSNRNKVLSQVNSVSAEVKSAYSLYVSSRSQLTAASESLKAAQISQEVALERFRVGISNITTFIQTVQLYSTAAVDYTEALQNYNISLAQLYRYSASFPLDVANIDPNSFFYVQ, encoded by the coding sequence GTGGATGCGTCAAATTTCTTTACCCTTTTTTTAATTATTTGTCTTTCTCGTACCTCAATCTTGGTTTATAATTCCCGCTTGTGTTTGCTCCTTATTTTGTATAAAGTAATTTTCGCCTTTTTAGTTGTATTTTCTCTCTACTCCGGAAAATCATATTCACGTGAGCGTGAGCCTTCTGGTTTGGCTTCTGCTAGCACGGATCAACTACCCCTTGTTCAGCTAGATACCAGTAAATTGTCTGCTTTGCCCAAGCTTCTTAGCTTGGTCGATGATCTAAATCTTAGAATCCGCAGATATGAACAATTATCGAAGCCTATAACTTTAAAATCTTCACTCGAGTTGACACTTGTTTCCAATCCAACACTTGCAAGTTATCGTAATCTTATACTCTCTGAGTTCTATAATTTTAAAGCCTCTCAATCTTCCTGGTTTCCTAGTATTATTGCCTCTCCAACTGCACCTGCCTTTGGTCAGGTTTTTTCATCTACGAAGACCGGAAATTCTGCGGACAATATCTCGCCCTTTTCTAGTTCAACCAGTACAATTACTGAGAGTTATCAATTCACTCCAGGTATTGTCATTAATTGGAGTTTTTTGGATTTTAGTCGTCAACCTTTCATTGATTCCAGATTCCAGGCATTTAAGCAAAACCAATTTTTATACGCCTCAGCTGTCCGTGATCAATTGCTTTCTGTTCAAACTAATTATTATCAAATCCAGGCATCTGCAGCTCTAATTGCTTATTATAAGCCCCTTGCTGAAAATCTTCTTGATGAATATATTCTTCAGCTTGCCCAATTCGATGAGGGTTTGATTGATGTTGGTTCACTTTCGCAGCAGCGTTCTCAGTTGTTCCAGACTATTAATCAAATGATCGGATTTTATGATACTTTGTTTAGTTCTTCTTATACTCTTGCTGATAGTATCGGTTTATCCCCTGATTCTATTTTTAGACCAACTGACAAGTTGTTAGTTTCTGGCAAATGGCCTCTTTCCCTAGAAGATACTCTTGTTCAGGCTGAGACTTCTAGAGAGGATATTTTTGCTGCGATAGCAGCTGTTAAAGAGTTTGACGACCTCGCTAAATTTTATATACGTCAATATCTTCCTACATTCTCTTTGTATGCTACGGCTTCTATTGCAAATACTTGGGGGTCTTCTACTGAATCATATTTCCGAAATGGTCAAAGTATCGGTTCTAGAAGAGTGCCGTCCACTTATGATAATACTGCTTCCGCCGCTGTAGGCATTAATTTCTCTTGGTCCATTTTCGATGGCGCTAATAATTATTTTACTTCTAAGTCGAATAAAGAAACTGCGAATTCCAATCGTAACAAGGTTCTTTCTCAAGTTAATTCTGTTTCCGCGGAGGTGAAAAGTGCTTATTCTTTGTATGTGTCTAGTCGTTCGCAGCTTACTGCTGCATCAGAATCGCTTAAAGCCGCTCAAATTTCTCAAGAGGTGGCGCTCGAGAGATTCCGAGTTGGTATTAGTAATATAACTACCTTTATTCAAACCGTTCAGCTCTACTCAACTGCTGCTGTTGATTACACCGAGGCCCTCCAAAATTACAATATCTCACTCGCTCAGCTGTACCGTT
- a CDS encoding MoaD/ThiS family protein has protein sequence MQELGLQDKPVISASNLEEVFNFMKITYPSIFDQLFDSTGSAKQYVAIFLNGKNIRDLSISNKLIEDDSIISFMIPIAGG, from the coding sequence ATGCAAGAGCTTGGTTTACAGGATAAGCCAGTTATTTCTGCTTCGAATTTAGAGGAAGTCTTTAATTTTATGAAAATTACTTATCCATCTATATTCGATCAGCTATTTGACAGTACAGGGTCTGCAAAGCAATATGTTGCAATTTTTCTCAATGGAAAAAACATAAGAGATCTTTCTATAAGCAATAAGTTAATCGAGGATGACTCTATTATTTCCTTTATGATTCCAATTGCCGGTGGTTAG
- a CDS encoding YcaO-like family protein, whose translation MNELSQVEKILKRYLPENLANLFNRACINAEITRLSRITKLDKTNVEIWSACRPKAFMWQVSAGKGFTKKQAIITAIMEALEGYVCESYLNSYPLDVTINPANPISLIHLKSESKKLLGVTPIINKEEITWIKAREIKSGEDVYVPLYWAYLSNNASKFGMVTNGLSGGLNNKSAIRHGICELIERHYISSIFEKGAANKNVVKKINIRSVITLLEQSLNFQDENLFCINFIVITTSKVPTIWCIIFDESPLSPNLSVNFGSKSSISLEDAVIGSFTEACQQRASQIQGVREDLSDHIAIPCSAKVKRLKDFINSLQSVCIDDLEYNSNCDPLEGLPGPIYQIPIFSKLSHIENIFFYKHVAPKATFKQGLF comes from the coding sequence ATGAATGAGCTCAGCCAAGTAGAAAAAATACTTAAGCGGTATTTGCCAGAAAATTTAGCGAACTTATTTAATCGTGCCTGTATTAATGCAGAAATCACTAGACTCTCAAGAATAACTAAACTTGATAAAACAAATGTAGAAATTTGGAGTGCGTGTAGACCAAAAGCATTTATGTGGCAAGTATCGGCTGGAAAAGGATTTACAAAAAAGCAAGCAATCATAACGGCAATAATGGAAGCATTAGAAGGATATGTATGTGAGTCATATTTAAATTCTTATCCTTTAGATGTAACGATAAATCCAGCAAATCCTATTTCACTGATTCATTTAAAAAGTGAGTCGAAGAAGCTGTTGGGAGTTACTCCAATAATAAATAAAGAAGAAATAACTTGGATTAAAGCAAGAGAAATTAAAAGTGGAGAAGATGTATATGTTCCACTTTATTGGGCATACCTATCAAATAATGCGTCAAAATTTGGGATGGTAACCAACGGGTTGTCAGGTGGTTTAAATAACAAATCGGCAATAAGACATGGAATATGTGAATTAATAGAAAGACATTATATATCATCAATCTTTGAAAAAGGCGCCGCCAATAAAAATGTGGTCAAGAAGATAAATATTAGAAGTGTAATTACACTATTAGAACAATCCTTAAACTTTCAAGACGAGAATTTATTTTGCATTAATTTTATAGTGATAACGACGTCAAAAGTACCAACAATTTGGTGTATAATATTTGATGAATCTCCTCTTTCTCCAAATTTATCCGTGAATTTTGGAAGCAAATCATCAATATCTCTTGAAGATGCAGTCATTGGTTCCTTTACGGAAGCATGCCAACAGAGAGCATCACAAATCCAGGGTGTAAGAGAAGACCTATCTGATCACATAGCTATACCTTGCTCAGCCAAGGTAAAAAGGTTGAAAGATTTTATAAACTCTTTGCAAAGTGTGTGCATAGACGACTTAGAATATAATAGTAATTGCGATCCATTGGAAGGTCTACCTGGCCCAATTTATCAAATACCTATATTCTCCAAGCTCTCACATATAGAAAATATATTTTTTTACAAGCACGTTGCACCTAAAGCCACATTCAAACAGGGTTTATTTTGA
- a CDS encoding cysteine peptidase family C39 domain-containing protein: MIKCNTPTILQYEATECGAASLGMILGYYGKHCRLTELRKACGINRDGSSAIKILKAAQQYGCITGGKKYSIEQLFKQKPPFIIFWKFYHFLVVEGWNENKTEIYLNDPAEGKYSVNETEFDESYTGITLLVRPGEDFKKSGKITNIWERLLNTSFTFPTAIVTLLFIAILNIVPQLVIAGSAAQFANGFLSEGHAYFGLPIFWISLISVTVLGIFSSLSKLILRRLGYRLSKRISANLFIKLFSSQLNFFAQRSSGEVATRLLLGIALSSSIIGQILSFVLTLISSLLLLIFTAFINAWLTLMTLIVIVFNLGLSYYFTETRKDENKKLSRQQGLVSGTGLVAIKDIQMIKSCGLEVETLNNWMNVYTSFNYQQQVLGSQVGIMTTMAITSRFVLNVAVLIVGGLQIIDGRFTLGGLLAFQFLQPTLQAPIGGIASLGSVLQLVDGYFGRTEDLTEEEDEPNVTSLKTTKNDFNIIDLNNERGINVEIKDLCFAYGANEDNFIDSLNITVKEGTSLTICGPSGCGKSTLLKLIAGLYTQNSGKIKFDGVTREEYGFRQFSSAVAYVPQDIFMFDTSFANNISLWDPDIKQEDIEWACNMADIADFIRTFPQSYSYNIGQGGSKLSGGQKQRISIARSLARRPELVLLDEATSALDNKSETKVINSILANKMTVISVSHRLYTAVNSDNVLVMQNGKLMEYGPPYELLKRNGLFSELVKSEEASK, encoded by the coding sequence ATGATCAAATGTAATACTCCAACAATTCTTCAGTATGAAGCAACGGAATGTGGTGCTGCATCATTGGGTATGATTTTAGGTTACTACGGAAAACACTGCAGACTAACAGAGTTAAGAAAGGCATGTGGAATTAATAGGGATGGCTCAAGTGCAATAAAAATATTAAAAGCAGCACAACAATACGGCTGCATAACAGGGGGTAAAAAATATAGTATTGAGCAATTATTTAAACAAAAACCACCATTTATAATTTTTTGGAAATTTTATCATTTCCTAGTTGTTGAAGGATGGAATGAGAATAAAACAGAAATTTACCTGAATGATCCAGCAGAAGGAAAGTACTCTGTTAATGAAACAGAATTTGATGAATCATATACAGGCATTACATTACTGGTAAGACCAGGGGAAGATTTTAAAAAGAGTGGGAAAATTACAAACATATGGGAAAGACTATTAAACACTTCGTTCACATTCCCAACAGCAATAGTTACTCTCCTATTCATAGCAATACTAAATATTGTTCCACAACTAGTCATTGCAGGATCAGCAGCACAATTTGCAAATGGTTTTTTGTCGGAGGGGCATGCATATTTTGGATTACCAATATTTTGGATATCATTAATATCAGTGACAGTTCTAGGAATTTTTTCATCGCTATCAAAACTAATACTCAGAAGGCTTGGATATAGACTTTCAAAGAGGATCTCAGCTAATTTGTTCATAAAGCTATTTTCGTCACAACTTAATTTTTTTGCTCAAAGGTCTTCCGGAGAGGTTGCAACTAGACTACTTCTAGGTATTGCATTGTCGAGTTCAATTATAGGTCAAATATTATCATTTGTCTTAACATTAATATCATCTCTACTATTATTGATATTTACTGCGTTCATCAATGCATGGCTTACACTGATGACTTTAATTGTAATCGTCTTCAACTTAGGGCTAAGCTATTACTTTACCGAAACAAGAAAAGATGAAAATAAGAAATTATCAAGGCAACAAGGGTTAGTTTCAGGAACAGGGTTAGTAGCGATTAAAGATATTCAAATGATAAAATCATGTGGACTTGAAGTGGAAACATTAAACAATTGGATGAATGTGTATACATCATTTAACTATCAACAGCAAGTATTAGGCTCACAAGTAGGTATAATGACAACTATGGCAATAACATCGAGATTTGTATTAAATGTAGCTGTTTTGATTGTAGGCGGATTGCAAATAATAGATGGTAGATTTACGTTAGGTGGACTACTTGCTTTTCAATTCCTACAACCTACACTCCAGGCGCCAATTGGGGGAATTGCCAGTCTAGGAAGTGTTTTACAATTGGTCGATGGTTACTTTGGCAGGACAGAAGATTTAACAGAGGAAGAAGACGAACCAAATGTTACATCATTAAAAACAACAAAAAATGACTTCAATATAATAGATCTGAACAATGAAAGAGGGATAAATGTAGAAATTAAAGATTTATGTTTTGCTTATGGAGCAAACGAAGACAATTTTATAGACAGTTTAAACATTACAGTAAAGGAAGGCACTTCTCTAACGATTTGCGGACCGAGCGGTTGTGGGAAATCAACCTTACTAAAATTAATAGCTGGCTTATATACACAAAATTCTGGGAAAATAAAATTTGACGGAGTCACAAGAGAAGAGTACGGATTTCGGCAATTTAGTAGTGCAGTAGCGTATGTACCACAAGACATTTTTATGTTTGACACATCCTTTGCTAATAATATATCATTATGGGATCCTGATATAAAACAAGAAGATATTGAATGGGCTTGCAATATGGCAGACATAGCAGATTTTATTCGCACATTTCCACAGTCATATAGTTACAATATCGGACAAGGTGGTAGTAAATTAAGCGGTGGACAAAAGCAGAGAATTTCAATTGCACGTTCATTAGCAAGACGTCCCGAACTAGTCCTGTTAGATGAAGCCACAAGTGCATTAGATAATAAATCAGAAACAAAAGTAATAAATTCAATTTTAGCAAATAAAATGACTGTAATATCAGTTTCACATAGATTATATACAGCCGTTAACTCAGATAATGTATTGGTAATGCAGAATGGCAAACTTATGGAATATGGTCCACCGTATGAGCTCTTAAAAAGGAATGGTTTATTTTCAGAACTTGTTAAATCAGAGGAGGCGTCGAAATGA
- a CDS encoding TfuA-like protein: protein MINPKTAVYIESTFNKNFLPKLNGVDYLPAVKKNDIYRDAEKYDRFLIVDGVFATSRAVWQREIIHAITIGKTVLGCSSIGALRAAELGVHGMIGSGWVYKNVLSATIEGDDEVSLLYSVDPSGNIISYSVPMATIMWILSSIYGQHYLSDINAAKFLNRIKSKPFNERTFSYILNVANNMLPLSVVNLLKFRLQKKEYDIKSLDFINLLGRLYNRDLSPLLETVENLYYE from the coding sequence TTGATCAACCCAAAAACAGCGGTCTACATAGAAAGTACATTTAATAAAAATTTTCTTCCTAAATTAAATGGTGTTGACTATTTACCTGCTGTAAAAAAAAATGATATTTATAGAGATGCAGAAAAATATGATAGATTTCTAATAGTAGATGGAGTATTTGCAACCTCTAGAGCTGTTTGGCAACGAGAAATAATACATGCAATAACAATAGGAAAAACTGTACTGGGTTGTTCTAGTATAGGCGCACTAAGAGCTGCAGAACTAGGAGTTCATGGCATGATAGGGAGTGGATGGGTATACAAAAATGTTCTAAGTGCAACTATTGAGGGCGATGATGAGGTTTCATTGTTATATAGTGTTGATCCATCTGGCAACATTATTTCGTATTCAGTACCAATGGCAACAATAATGTGGATTTTGTCTTCAATATATGGACAGCATTATTTATCTGATATCAATGCAGCAAAGTTTCTTAACCGGATCAAAAGCAAGCCTTTCAATGAACGTACTTTTTCATACATATTAAATGTAGCGAATAACATGCTACCCTTATCGGTCGTCAATTTACTGAAGTTTCGTTTGCAAAAAAAAGAATATGATATAAAGTCACTTGATTTTATTAATTTACTAGGTCGACTATATAATAGAGACTTGTCGCCACTTTTAGAGACAGTAGAGAACTTATATTATGAATGA
- the moeB gene encoding molybdopterin-synthase adenylyltransferase MoeB, translating to MESSNKNKLSKDDYLRYSRHLTLPGFGINAQEKLINSNVLVVGAGGLGSPIIIYLAAAGVGRIGIVDFDIVDKSNLQRQIIHNVKWIGKPKVESAKERVKEINPNIIVEVHYIKLNDNNVLDTLKEYDLVCDGTDNFESRYLLNDASVILKKPYIYGSILQFEGHVSVFNLKDNSPSYRDFIYEAPPEGMVPSCAEGGVIGVLPGVIGTIQATEAIKVLTGIGKPLDGRLLIYDAIEMRFTEFEIKKDPKRESIDKIKASKQDQGSINTKNSSVEISVKELNSLRSKESDEIALIDVRTIQERNICSIKESIHIPLNKIIKWEFTNEEVINIKNRIIIVYCKTGVRSEKAIEIFKKHGLAAKTLKGGIIEWGKVIDNSINLY from the coding sequence ATGGAGAGTTCTAATAAGAACAAACTAAGTAAGGATGATTATTTAAGATATTCTAGACACCTAACGCTTCCTGGCTTTGGCATCAATGCCCAGGAAAAATTAATCAATTCTAATGTGTTAGTGGTTGGAGCAGGAGGATTAGGATCACCAATAATTATTTATTTAGCAGCTGCAGGAGTAGGTAGAATTGGAATTGTAGATTTTGATATCGTTGATAAATCAAATTTACAGAGGCAGATTATACACAATGTGAAATGGATAGGCAAGCCTAAAGTAGAATCAGCGAAAGAGAGAGTCAAAGAGATAAATCCAAATATAATAGTTGAGGTTCATTATATAAAACTGAATGACAACAATGTATTGGATACATTAAAAGAATATGATCTAGTGTGTGATGGAACTGATAACTTTGAGAGTAGGTATCTGTTGAATGATGCGTCAGTTATTCTTAAAAAACCTTATATATATGGATCAATTTTACAATTTGAAGGTCATGTATCAGTCTTTAATTTAAAGGATAATAGCCCAAGCTATCGTGATTTCATTTACGAGGCACCACCGGAGGGGATGGTTCCCAGTTGCGCTGAAGGAGGCGTCATAGGGGTATTACCAGGGGTCATAGGGACAATCCAAGCGACAGAAGCAATAAAAGTCTTAACGGGAATTGGAAAACCATTGGACGGCCGTCTGCTTATATATGACGCAATCGAAATGAGATTTACAGAGTTTGAAATAAAAAAAGATCCCAAACGAGAAAGCATAGATAAAATAAAAGCAAGTAAACAAGATCAGGGTAGCATTAACACGAAGAACAGCAGTGTAGAAATAAGTGTAAAAGAGCTAAATAGCCTGAGAAGCAAAGAGTCAGATGAAATCGCATTAATTGATGTAAGAACTATTCAGGAACGAAATATATGCAGCATAAAAGAATCTATCCATATCCCATTGAACAAAATAATAAAATGGGAATTTACAAATGAAGAAGTTATTAACATAAAGAATAGAATTATAATTGTATATTGCAAAACCGGGGTAAGATCAGAGAAGGCAATAGAGATATTTAAGAAGCATGGTTTAGCAGCTAAAACCTTGAAAGGCGGTATAATAGAATGGGGAAAAGTAATAGATAATTCTATTAATCTATACTAA
- a CDS encoding ATP-binding cassette domain-containing protein translates to MTTENKLITQIIENAENLDLEKINEISNTNEDDRLVQFITRNLANANPVDNLSENLKLIDKLFFNRIHPREIDFNIKKYSSKKSQNLAILLKYKDNSKIVTYTKRGQRLVYCPRINRTKLAREFSRINKEKPEKAYELYRHLPYKLESPIDILSFSFGKFISVLIGIVTVSVLVMCFNLTQPIITQFLTSTAIPSTSKEVVIQMIWPALIIAALTGIFQYFQALISLRLETEVDLQVQTAVWERTLKLPLTFMLKYTTGDMNSRISAITTLRQLLGNQALTTILSFLFSFIYFIMMYLTNPPLTWVALAVTVIVVVIGCYSIYKQSMLQWPLLQEQADLTSFTFETINGVAQIRSTETEPFIFAKWFKEISNISYLTRQYTLWTNVTEVISSMVQPLGATTLFGYIVYQLVFANNTALSSTGLIISFFPFYAAYSAFNQNMVSVFRTLSNIGGQVIVNWRRAKPVLFQDQETGYGPETIVRNIRGDIEFNEVKFRYDEAQKDLFTNLSFKISAGSLTAITGESGCGKSTVLSMLLGFYEPINGSILIDGLSITDYNIRQLRKQIGVVMQLAPLPSGTIYKIVSAGLECTEDEVWDALKNAAVDEQIKRMPLGLDTVLNESSQGISGGQRQRIAIARAIISKPKLLLMDEATSALDNESQKLITENLSRMKMTRIVVAHRLSTIADADQVIYIGKGTVEGSGKFSELVEKGIIKV, encoded by the coding sequence ATGACTACCGAAAACAAACTAATTACACAAATTATAGAAAATGCAGAGAATCTTGATCTAGAAAAGATAAATGAAATAAGTAATACAAATGAAGACGACAGACTGGTTCAGTTCATCACAAGAAACTTAGCAAATGCAAATCCAGTCGATAATTTATCAGAAAACTTAAAGCTGATAGACAAACTGTTTTTCAATAGGATACATCCTCGCGAAATAGACTTTAACATCAAAAAATATAGCTCAAAAAAATCACAAAACTTGGCAATCCTTTTAAAATACAAAGATAATTCCAAAATAGTAACCTATACAAAAAGAGGCCAAAGGTTAGTTTACTGTCCTAGAATCAATAGAACAAAGCTAGCTCGTGAATTTTCGAGAATTAACAAAGAAAAGCCTGAAAAAGCATATGAACTATATAGGCACTTACCATATAAGTTAGAGTCTCCAATAGATATTCTCTCGTTCTCATTTGGAAAATTCATATCAGTTTTAATTGGAATAGTAACGGTTTCTGTGTTGGTGATGTGCTTTAACCTTACTCAACCAATTATCACTCAGTTTTTAACCTCGACGGCTATACCATCGACAAGTAAAGAAGTCGTCATACAGATGATATGGCCTGCTTTGATAATTGCAGCATTAACAGGAATATTTCAATACTTTCAAGCGTTGATCTCATTGAGATTAGAAACAGAAGTGGATTTACAAGTCCAGACTGCAGTATGGGAGAGAACGTTAAAACTACCTCTTACATTCATGCTAAAATACACCACAGGTGATATGAATAGCAGAATCTCAGCTATAACAACATTAAGGCAGTTATTAGGTAATCAGGCGCTCACAACTATATTGAGTTTCTTGTTTTCATTCATATACTTTATAATGATGTATCTTACTAACCCGCCACTAACATGGGTAGCATTAGCAGTAACGGTAATTGTAGTTGTAATTGGTTGTTATAGTATTTACAAACAATCAATGCTGCAATGGCCGCTATTACAGGAGCAAGCAGATTTAACAAGCTTTACCTTTGAAACGATCAACGGGGTAGCTCAAATAAGATCAACAGAAACTGAACCCTTTATTTTTGCAAAGTGGTTCAAAGAGATTAGTAATATTAGTTACTTGACAAGGCAATACACTTTATGGACAAATGTTACGGAAGTAATATCATCTATGGTGCAGCCACTAGGAGCCACAACACTTTTTGGATACATCGTATATCAATTGGTATTTGCTAATAACACAGCACTAAGCAGCACAGGTTTAATTATTTCATTTTTCCCCTTTTATGCAGCTTACTCAGCATTCAACCAAAATATGGTAAGTGTATTTAGGACACTTTCAAATATTGGTGGTCAAGTAATAGTAAACTGGAGACGAGCAAAGCCAGTACTTTTTCAAGATCAAGAAACCGGTTACGGTCCTGAGACGATTGTCAGAAACATCAGGGGAGATATTGAATTTAATGAGGTAAAGTTTAGATATGACGAAGCACAAAAAGATTTATTCACAAATTTATCATTTAAAATATCGGCAGGTAGTTTGACAGCGATAACAGGTGAATCAGGATGTGGAAAATCTACAGTACTATCTATGTTATTAGGATTTTATGAACCAATTAATGGAAGTATTTTGATAGATGGATTATCAATAACGGATTACAATATACGACAACTTAGAAAACAAATAGGGGTCGTTATGCAATTAGCACCTTTGCCATCTGGAACTATATATAAGATTGTATCAGCAGGATTAGAATGTACAGAAGATGAGGTGTGGGATGCGCTTAAGAATGCAGCTGTTGATGAACAAATCAAAAGAATGCCATTAGGATTAGATACTGTTTTGAACGAATCTAGTCAAGGTATATCTGGAGGACAAAGACAGCGTATAGCTATAGCTCGAGCCATTATCTCAAAACCAAAACTGTTATTGATGGATGAAGCAACAAGTGCTTTAGACAATGAATCACAAAAGTTAATCACAGAGAACTTATCTAGAATGAAAATGACTCGTATAGTCGTTGCACATCGATTGTCAACAATTGCAGATGCTGACCAAGTAATCTACATTGGAAAAGGAACGGTTGAAGGAAGTGGTAAGTTTAGTGAGTTAGTAGAAAAAGGAATTATAAAAGTTTAA
- a CDS encoding FAD-binding protein — MKRITNYSQFYLSSEKYNLIKYSSLLQLKNILKEAKSRGLDVRHIGSSHSLSTCNLPIENEILLKSNIFNSIQLIKKSTIRVDASAKLWNIQSKLSKENLELPVINGGDASPTVGGFISAGGIGKTEPGKEMKAGRSCVHGGFWENVTQIRYLNGQGKLCTSNPNSSDFKYLFGSRGQFGIFIDADLKIVPTSSNHFNNMQCTAEKSASEFSENKIRTLWVTFFVSPEQEEKSWNLLEEWYLNFRNIIRPVDNARWAGPIYNGAPIGFDYVISYKSFNPPLVYSKQSDFKALGIAFTTETGNFNTNKLLAYAMKTIYDYALENSIELYSSVENIVSSYSARLRYCESILNNALLLREKNHCSNFLNNGWFDFSKKSNSGLVRFF; from the coding sequence ATGAAGAGAATCACGAATTACTCCCAGTTTTATCTATCAAGCGAAAAGTATAACTTGATCAAATACTCTTCCTTATTGCAACTTAAGAATATATTAAAGGAGGCAAAGAGTAGAGGATTAGATGTTCGACACATAGGCTCGTCCCATTCCTTGTCTACATGCAATTTGCCAATTGAAAATGAAATTTTATTGAAATCAAATATATTCAATTCAATACAATTAATTAAAAAATCAACAATACGCGTAGATGCATCTGCTAAATTGTGGAATATTCAGAGCAAGTTATCTAAAGAAAATCTCGAACTGCCAGTAATCAATGGTGGTGATGCATCACCAACAGTTGGGGGATTTATTTCGGCCGGAGGGATAGGCAAAACTGAACCAGGAAAAGAAATGAAAGCTGGAAGATCTTGTGTACATGGCGGATTTTGGGAAAATGTTACACAAATCAGGTATCTTAATGGTCAAGGAAAACTCTGTACCTCAAATCCTAATTCATCAGACTTTAAGTACCTTTTTGGATCAAGGGGGCAGTTTGGTATATTTATAGATGCTGATTTGAAGATTGTGCCAACGAGTAGTAATCATTTTAATAATATGCAGTGTACAGCAGAAAAGTCAGCTAGTGAGTTTAGTGAAAACAAGATTAGAACGCTATGGGTGACTTTTTTTGTTTCTCCCGAACAGGAAGAAAAGTCATGGAATTTATTAGAGGAATGGTATTTAAATTTCAGAAACATAATTAGACCAGTTGATAATGCTAGATGGGCAGGTCCTATTTATAATGGGGCTCCCATTGGTTTTGACTACGTTATCAGCTATAAATCCTTTAATCCACCACTAGTTTATTCAAAACAATCAGACTTTAAAGCTCTTGGAATTGCGTTTACGACTGAAACTGGTAATTTTAATACAAATAAACTTTTAGCATATGCTATGAAAACCATTTACGACTATGCCCTCGAAAACTCAATAGAATTATATTCATCTGTTGAGAATATTGTTAGTTCTTATTCGGCACGATTAAGGTATTGCGAATCAATATTGAATAATGCATTGTTACTTAGAGAGAAAAATCATTGCTCAAATTTTTTAAACAATGGTTGGTTTGACTTTAGTAAAAAGTCAAACTCTGGCTTGGTAAGGTTCTTTTGA